A region from the Brassica napus cultivar Da-Ae chromosome C8, Da-Ae, whole genome shotgun sequence genome encodes:
- the LOC125591649 gene encoding uncharacterized protein LOC125591649, with amino-acid sequence MDLEKFENYPWGRVAFKVLMDSLKAKDLTQTGYTVDGFIHVIQGWAYYAMPEWGANYGSPVPDRTSPLLLAYKGGQGRRRCFKSAINRQINVNNFVQKDLDEMFPEWDRDVEDPAADNIIKVMFNNPGWKWTMDCWTVTGTHKVVKMEVSPVKNEVSSVKTEATTVKSESVVKEESSRPRKKARKGSYVSAEAPAAGSDGFGMTKEQIERAFKDISDAISDGFGTCLKEIKLLGDRMGAVEKMITKKGSSSDDLQLTTTSNPPKPVHEPGVSTKTSPKIAEKRVTWQSVRKSQN; translated from the exons atggatttagaaaaatttgagaattatccatgggggagagtggcgtttaaggtgctgatggattCTCTGAAGGCAAAAGACTTGACGCAAACAGGTTACACTGTTGATGGGTTTATACATGTTATCCAGGGGTGGGCGTACTATGCTATGCCAGAATGGGGTGCTAATTATGGGTCTCCCGTACCAGACAGAACGTCTCCACTGTTGCTGGCTTACAAGGGTGGCCAAGGACGACGCAGATGTTTTAAGTCGGCTATCAACAGACAA ATTAACGTGAACAACTTTGTTCAAAAGGACCTTGATGAAATGTTTCCAGAATGGGACAGAGACGTAGAGGACCCTGCCGCGGATAACATAATTAAAGTCATGTTTAATAATCCTGgatggaagtggaccatggactGCTGGACAGTCACCGGTACTCACAAGGTTGTGAAGATGGAAGTGAGTCCAGTGAAGAATGAAGTGAGTTCAGTGAAGACGGAAGCGACTACAGTGAAGTCAGAGAGTGTTGTGAAGGAAGAAAGTAgcagacctcggaagaaagctcgtaaagggTCTTATGTTTCTGCTGAGGCACCTGCAGCGGGTAGTGATGGCTTTGGGATGACGAAAGAGCAGATTGAAAGGGCCTTCAAGGACATATCTGATGCCATTAGTGATGGCtttgggacgtgccttaaggagatcaagttgctgGGGGATAGGATGGGAGCTGTGGAGAAGATGATCACCAAAAAAGGGAGTTCATCTGATGATCTTCAACTTACAACCACTTCAAATCCACCAAAACCTGTG